From the genome of Terriglobales bacterium, one region includes:
- a CDS encoding D-alanine--D-alanine ligase family protein, whose protein sequence is MAKKLRVGVLFGGRSGEHEVSLLSAASVLQHIDKNKYDVVPIGITKQGRWLAAAHAERLLRGHKKEEKHLRAGDPEATEAAAVLAKGESVLVPPIPSSDHSSIIPFEMESNPAASHDLVRPADHAIAVDVIFPVLHGTFGEDGTIQGLLELADIAYVGAGVLGSAAGMDKDVMKSLFRSAGLEIVKHVTILRRDWEQDPAKVRNQIEKQLKYPVFVKPANLGSSVGISKVHDRSELDGAIYEAAKYDRKIIVEHGVGGKKGRAREIECSVLGNDDPIASVAGEIVPATEFYDYAAKYLDEGSQLLIPARISKAQQKQVQQMAIAAFKAVDCSGLGRVDFLMDPKTEKIYVNEINTMPGFTSISMYPKLWQASGISYPDLIDRLIQLGLERHADKKRNRYSKD, encoded by the coding sequence ATGGCCAAGAAGTTACGGGTGGGTGTCCTGTTCGGCGGACGGAGCGGCGAGCATGAGGTCTCCCTGCTTTCCGCCGCCTCAGTTCTTCAGCACATCGACAAAAACAAGTATGACGTGGTCCCAATTGGGATCACCAAGCAGGGACGCTGGCTGGCCGCCGCCCACGCGGAACGGCTGCTGCGGGGACACAAGAAAGAGGAAAAGCACCTACGGGCGGGCGATCCTGAAGCTACGGAGGCGGCAGCGGTGCTGGCGAAAGGTGAGTCGGTCCTGGTGCCGCCGATACCCAGTTCGGACCATTCGTCGATTATCCCGTTCGAGATGGAGTCAAATCCTGCGGCGAGTCACGACTTGGTGCGGCCTGCTGATCACGCCATCGCCGTCGATGTGATCTTCCCCGTCCTGCACGGCACTTTTGGCGAGGATGGTACCATCCAGGGCTTGCTGGAGTTAGCGGACATAGCTTATGTAGGCGCGGGCGTTCTGGGCTCGGCGGCAGGCATGGACAAAGATGTCATGAAAAGCCTGTTCCGCAGCGCCGGGCTCGAAATTGTGAAGCATGTGACCATCCTGCGCCGGGATTGGGAGCAGGATCCGGCTAAAGTTCGCAACCAGATTGAGAAACAGCTCAAGTACCCAGTGTTCGTGAAGCCCGCCAATCTGGGCAGCTCGGTCGGAATCAGCAAAGTGCACGACCGCAGCGAACTGGATGGCGCTATCTACGAGGCGGCCAAATATGACCGCAAGATCATCGTGGAGCACGGCGTCGGCGGAAAGAAAGGGCGGGCGCGGGAGATCGAATGCTCGGTGTTGGGCAACGACGATCCCATCGCATCGGTTGCGGGAGAGATTGTGCCTGCGACTGAGTTCTACGATTACGCCGCTAAGTATCTCGATGAGGGCTCACAGCTGCTGATTCCAGCTCGCATCAGCAAAGCTCAACAGAAGCAGGTGCAACAGATGGCGATTGCCGCGTTCAAGGCGGTAGACTGCTCGGGGCTGGGGCGAGTCGATTTCCTGATGGACCCCAAAACCGAAAAAATCTACGTTAACGAGATCAACACCATGCCCGGCTTTACGTCCATCAGCATGTACCCAAAACTGTGGCAGGCGTCGGGGATTTCATATCCAGACCTGATCGACCGGCTGATCCAGCTCGGGCTGGAACGCCACGCCGATAAGAAGCGGAATCGGTACAGTAAAGACTAA
- a CDS encoding PilZ domain-containing protein, which produces MERLLSDVIPFMTCSHEFSWPRRASNGDSYYQVCLRCGAEYGYDWNTMRRTERVASHTAVQNRAHLNRQSGWRPRARRLAVQLELQFRTEKSGKWTESQVRNVSRSGVLFDADAPIASKTTVELIFEMPEEISGQPGSKVLCKGRVARCLPPHGSNHRHAVAVHITGYEFLHERREPRNGDPRA; this is translated from the coding sequence ATGGAGCGCCTGCTTTCAGACGTGATCCCATTCATGACGTGTTCCCATGAGTTTTCCTGGCCGCGCCGCGCCAGTAACGGGGACTCGTATTACCAGGTCTGTCTTCGCTGTGGAGCCGAATATGGGTATGACTGGAACACCATGCGCCGTACCGAGCGCGTGGCTTCCCATACCGCGGTGCAAAACCGAGCCCACCTGAACCGGCAATCCGGCTGGCGCCCGCGCGCGCGCCGCCTGGCCGTGCAATTGGAACTGCAATTTCGGACCGAGAAATCCGGAAAGTGGACCGAAAGCCAGGTCCGCAACGTCAGCCGTAGCGGGGTGCTGTTCGATGCTGACGCCCCCATCGCGTCCAAGACAACGGTGGAACTGATCTTCGAGATGCCGGAAGAGATTTCCGGACAGCCGGGCAGCAAAGTGCTCTGCAAGGGCAGGGTAGCTCGCTGTTTGCCACCCCATGGCAGCAATCACCGGCATGCCGTGGCGGTGCACATCACCGGTTACGAATTTCTCCACGAGCGCAGAGAACCACGCAACGGGGATCCGCGCGCTTAA
- a CDS encoding sugar kinase: protein MNPHKSRPGRVVVLGDITLDILAPIQALPNAGEDCLSPRLELHCGGVAANCAVSLARWGVPVRLLGAVGHDGFADIVLRILRTQGVDVSQVQRTKKALTGIMYIAVTPDGERTFFGSRGAGEVVQPRKEAVWLRSVRAAHFAGYNFLSPSTAKTAEYLLNSIRKVGGTTSLDVGSAPSLEVPGKILQVSRKVDILFVSVDEARAITGTHTEQAAFDALRRAGAREVVLKLGERGCLIFESGKLRQIPAFSVSVIDTTGAGDAFVAAYLQARWRGWSVMEAALVANAAGAAAASVVGAGERMPRVRDILRLIRRARLGQDWDPIRQQVVMRLSRELRESRPNSRGGSSASQA, encoded by the coding sequence GTGAACCCACACAAGTCACGCCCAGGTCGCGTTGTCGTACTTGGAGACATTACCCTCGACATCCTGGCGCCGATCCAAGCTTTGCCCAATGCCGGCGAGGACTGCCTTTCTCCACGGCTCGAACTGCATTGTGGAGGCGTCGCCGCCAACTGTGCCGTGTCGCTCGCACGCTGGGGAGTGCCAGTTCGCCTGCTGGGAGCGGTAGGCCACGACGGCTTCGCCGACATCGTGCTGCGCATTCTACGGACCCAGGGAGTGGATGTCTCGCAAGTTCAGCGCACCAAGAAAGCCCTGACCGGGATCATGTATATCGCGGTTACCCCCGATGGCGAGCGGACATTTTTCGGGAGCCGCGGCGCCGGCGAAGTAGTGCAGCCTCGAAAAGAAGCAGTGTGGCTTCGGAGTGTACGCGCCGCACACTTTGCCGGCTACAACTTCCTGAGCCCCAGTACTGCGAAAACCGCGGAATATCTTCTCAACAGTATTCGAAAGGTGGGCGGAACTACCTCACTGGATGTAGGGAGCGCTCCCAGCCTCGAGGTTCCGGGCAAAATTTTGCAAGTCAGCCGCAAGGTGGATATTCTCTTTGTGAGTGTGGACGAGGCCCGCGCGATCACCGGCACGCACACTGAGCAAGCGGCATTTGATGCTTTGAGACGCGCCGGAGCCCGCGAGGTAGTCTTGAAGCTGGGCGAGCGAGGCTGCCTGATTTTCGAGTCTGGCAAACTGCGGCAAATCCCGGCTTTTTCCGTTTCTGTGATTGACACTACGGGAGCGGGAGACGCGTTTGTTGCAGCCTATCTTCAGGCACGCTGGCGTGGCTGGTCCGTGATGGAAGCAGCTTTGGTTGCGAATGCGGCAGGAGCAGCCGCGGCATCCGTCGTTGGCGCGGGGGAGAGGATGCCGCGAGTCCGCGATATTCTGAGACTGATCCGCCGCGCACGGCTCGGTCAAGACTGGGATCCGATTCGGCAGCAAGTAGTCATGCGCTTGAGCCGAGAGCTTAGAGAAAGTCGACCCAATTCTCGAGGAGGTAGCAGTGCCAGCCAAGCCTGA
- a CDS encoding MmcQ/YjbR family DNA-binding protein produces the protein MSLPGATQTLQWGDDLVFKIGGKMFVVLPLEPSAPTKLSFKCSPDKFYELTERPDIIPAPYLARAQWVALERLEALSRAELEELLRESYELVCAKLPKKMQEQVRNPSRTKVAATTKGERRTRPKRRP, from the coding sequence ATGTCCCTTCCAGGCGCGACCCAGACTCTGCAGTGGGGAGATGATCTGGTCTTCAAGATTGGCGGCAAGATGTTCGTCGTGTTGCCGCTCGAGCCTTCCGCGCCGACCAAGCTTAGCTTCAAGTGTAGTCCTGACAAGTTCTATGAATTGACTGAGCGGCCGGACATCATACCCGCGCCCTACTTGGCACGGGCTCAGTGGGTGGCGCTGGAAAGACTGGAAGCTCTTAGCCGCGCTGAGTTGGAGGAGTTGCTGCGGGAGTCGTATGAACTGGTCTGCGCAAAATTGCCGAAGAAGATGCAGGAGCAAGTTCGAAATCCCTCGCGGACGAAAGTTGCTGCAACGACAAAAGGCGAGCGACGAACGAGGCCCAAGAGGCGCCCATGA
- the ggt gene encoding gamma-glutamyltransferase: MRPTHAQHVMVASVHELASQAGVETLKAGGNAVDAAVAVGFALAVVHPQAGNLGGGGFMLLRQSDGALHFIDYREKAPAKATEKMYLDASGNAIPQLSRIGYKSIAVPGSVAGMVFAQKKFGKLRLEQVIAPAIKLARDGFPLAYEDAESLKDPELNKFDESRRIFQRDGKYYQADEVLKQPDLALTLQRIAKDPDDFYHGQMARDLAAVIQKGGGLITAEDLASYEVKERKVIHGTYRGYDVYSAPPPSSGGVALIEILNILEGYDLAKLGNRSAASMHLTIEAFRRAYFDRAEFMGDPDFANIPVAQLIDKRYGEAWREGLDPHRATLSADLKRPAVFNQLERYATLHPQPAVGVEPEHTTHYSVVDAEGNAVSVTTTLNDSLGSRVTAEGLGFLLNDEMDDFAAAPGKPNLYGLVQGPANAVSSNKRPLSSMTPTIVTRDGKLFLVLGSPGGGTITTIVANVLMGVIDYGMNIQEAVNAPRFHNQWMPDEIRLEKGFSPDTVHLLEHMGHKIDLHNYWGDAECIAIDPQSRELLGASDARHNGRALGY; the protein is encoded by the coding sequence ATGCGGCCGACGCACGCCCAGCATGTCATGGTGGCCAGTGTGCATGAACTGGCTTCTCAGGCCGGGGTCGAAACCCTGAAGGCGGGCGGAAATGCCGTGGACGCGGCGGTTGCGGTGGGCTTTGCGCTCGCCGTGGTTCATCCACAGGCCGGAAATCTCGGAGGTGGCGGATTCATGCTCCTGCGTCAATCCGACGGCGCCCTCCATTTCATCGACTACCGCGAGAAGGCTCCCGCCAAAGCCACAGAGAAGATGTACCTGGATGCCTCGGGAAACGCGATTCCTCAATTGAGCCGCATCGGCTACAAGTCGATTGCCGTGCCTGGCTCGGTTGCGGGCATGGTCTTTGCGCAGAAAAAGTTCGGCAAGCTGAGGCTGGAGCAAGTGATCGCCCCTGCAATCAAGCTGGCGCGTGACGGTTTTCCTCTGGCCTATGAGGATGCGGAGTCCCTCAAGGATCCCGAACTGAATAAGTTCGACGAATCCAGACGCATTTTCCAGCGCGACGGAAAGTACTACCAGGCGGACGAAGTCCTGAAGCAGCCAGATTTGGCTTTGACCCTGCAACGCATCGCAAAGGATCCCGACGATTTCTATCACGGTCAAATGGCGCGCGACCTCGCAGCGGTGATCCAAAAGGGTGGCGGCCTGATCACAGCCGAAGATCTGGCCAGTTATGAAGTTAAAGAACGCAAGGTGATCCATGGAACTTATCGCGGCTACGATGTTTACAGCGCGCCCCCGCCTTCTTCGGGAGGCGTAGCGCTGATCGAAATTCTTAACATTCTGGAAGGATACGACCTGGCGAAGCTCGGCAATCGCTCCGCCGCTTCCATGCACCTCACGATAGAAGCCTTCCGGCGGGCATACTTTGACCGGGCGGAGTTCATGGGCGATCCCGATTTCGCCAACATTCCTGTGGCGCAACTGATCGACAAGCGCTACGGCGAAGCCTGGCGTGAGGGTCTGGACCCGCATCGTGCCACTCTGAGTGCAGACCTGAAGCGACCCGCGGTCTTCAATCAGCTCGAAAGATACGCCACTCTGCACCCGCAGCCGGCTGTTGGCGTTGAACCGGAGCATACCACTCACTATTCGGTTGTCGATGCCGAGGGAAATGCGGTCTCCGTCACTACCACGCTGAATGACAGCTTAGGCTCGCGGGTAACCGCCGAGGGACTGGGATTCCTGCTCAACGACGAGATGGACGATTTCGCTGCCGCACCCGGCAAACCCAATCTTTACGGCCTGGTGCAAGGCCCGGCAAATGCCGTAAGCTCCAACAAACGGCCCCTTTCCTCGATGACGCCAACCATCGTGACCAGGGATGGAAAGCTGTTCCTGGTCCTGGGCTCGCCGGGTGGTGGAACCATCACCACCATCGTGGCGAACGTTCTCATGGGGGTGATCGACTACGGCATGAATATTCAGGAAGCCGTAAATGCGCCGCGTTTTCACAATCAATGGATGCCGGATGAGATTCGATTGGAAAAAGGCTTTTCGCCTGATACGGTGCATCTACTCGAGCACATGGGCCACAAAATCGATCTCCACAATTACTGGGGAGATGCTGAGTGCATCGCGATCGATCCTCAGTCGAGAGAGCTCTTAGGCGCCAGCGATGCACGTCATAACGGGAGAGCACTGGGGTACTGA
- the rocF gene encoding arginase, with amino-acid sequence MDPVVTEQATVEPVAGVSNRTGIVPKKIRVIGVPLDLGQSRRGVDMGPSAVRVAGLEARLEGLGHKVEDAGNVSVAIAEQKKEGNPRAKYLKEITSTCTKEAELVVKTLEAGEVPLVLGGDHSVAVGTVSGVSEFYRRRQQKIGLLWMDAHSDINTPDSSPSGNVHGMPMAAIMGLELPELSGIFGFSPKIAPENCVLVGIRSIDEVEKELVHRAGIEVFTMRDIDERGMRTVIEEALRMAGRGTAGYHISLDMDWIDPEDAPGVGTPVRGGATYREAHLAMEIIADHGRMLSFEIVEVNPVIDEHNRTAELAVELALSAFGKKIL; translated from the coding sequence ATGGACCCAGTTGTTACTGAGCAGGCAACGGTTGAACCGGTAGCAGGAGTTTCCAATCGAACCGGAATCGTTCCTAAGAAAATCCGTGTGATAGGAGTGCCGCTCGACCTGGGACAGTCCCGCCGCGGCGTCGACATGGGACCTTCCGCCGTTCGGGTGGCCGGCCTGGAAGCACGACTGGAGGGCCTTGGGCACAAGGTGGAAGACGCCGGCAATGTCAGCGTCGCGATCGCGGAGCAGAAGAAGGAAGGCAATCCGCGGGCAAAGTACCTGAAAGAAATCACCTCGACCTGCACCAAAGAAGCCGAGTTAGTGGTGAAGACGCTCGAAGCCGGTGAAGTTCCCCTGGTTTTGGGCGGCGATCACTCGGTGGCAGTGGGCACGGTCTCTGGGGTCTCGGAGTTTTACCGGCGGAGACAGCAGAAAATCGGGCTGCTCTGGATGGACGCGCACAGCGACATCAACACGCCGGATAGCTCTCCCAGTGGCAATGTTCATGGCATGCCGATGGCTGCAATTATGGGATTGGAATTACCCGAGCTATCCGGCATCTTCGGGTTCAGTCCGAAAATTGCGCCGGAAAACTGCGTACTGGTGGGAATTCGCAGCATCGACGAAGTGGAAAAAGAACTCGTTCACCGCGCCGGAATTGAAGTGTTCACTATGCGTGATATTGACGAGCGTGGCATGCGCACCGTGATCGAAGAAGCCCTGCGCATGGCCGGACGCGGCACCGCTGGTTATCACATCTCGCTCGATATGGACTGGATCGATCCGGAAGACGCGCCAGGGGTCGGCACTCCGGTTCGTGGCGGTGCGACTTACAGGGAAGCTCATCTCGCCATGGAGATCATCGCCGACCATGGCCGCATGCTGAGTTTTGAAATCGTGGAAGTAAATCCCGTCATCGACGAGCACAATCGCACGGCAGAGCTGGCGGTGGAGTTGGCGTTGTCAGCGTTCGGAAAGAAGATTCTCTGA
- a CDS encoding SDR family NAD(P)-dependent oxidoreductase, whose protein sequence is MTGKVVLVTGATGGLGTAVTKVFLDAGAITVGVAPHVRASDFNHPAFKPVPADITMAQGAQDVVEEVLRHLGHIDVLAHLVGGFAGGQPVDKMDDQTWKRMMSLNLDAAFFMTRAVLAPMQRAGSGRIIAIASRAALDPGANVGAYSASKAAMVSLIQTIAIENKNRGITANSILPATIDTPANRKLDPGADYSQWIRPEAIASMILWLATDAGAVVTGAAIPMYGAQL, encoded by the coding sequence ATGACAGGCAAAGTTGTTTTGGTGACCGGTGCGACTGGTGGGCTGGGAACGGCAGTGACCAAGGTCTTTCTTGATGCCGGGGCGATCACGGTGGGCGTGGCGCCCCACGTTCGGGCATCGGATTTCAATCATCCAGCATTCAAGCCGGTACCGGCGGACATCACCATGGCGCAGGGTGCGCAGGATGTGGTTGAGGAGGTACTGCGCCATCTCGGACACATCGACGTGCTGGCTCATCTCGTAGGAGGATTCGCCGGCGGACAGCCTGTGGACAAAATGGACGACCAGACCTGGAAGCGCATGATGTCGCTGAATCTGGACGCCGCATTCTTCATGACGCGCGCTGTCCTGGCGCCCATGCAACGCGCGGGAAGCGGACGAATCATTGCCATCGCTAGCCGCGCGGCCCTGGACCCGGGCGCGAACGTTGGAGCCTACAGCGCGTCGAAGGCGGCTATGGTTTCGCTCATCCAGACTATCGCGATTGAGAATAAAAATCGGGGGATCACGGCCAATTCGATTCTGCCGGCCACGATCGACACCCCGGCAAATCGCAAATTAGATCCAGGCGCGGACTACTCGCAGTGGATCAGGCCGGAAGCGATTGCAAGCATGATCTTGTGGTTGGCAACTGATGCGGGGGCAGTAGTGACAGGGGCGGCGATACCGATGTATGGAGCGCAGCTGTGA
- the asnS gene encoding asparagine--tRNA ligase, with protein sequence MSVTANEKISAAAPVSRISELSKFEGQLVTLKGWLSNLRESGKLLFPQFRDGSGVVQGVVAKNSVPPQVFDSVKDLTQESSVVVHGKVRADKRAPGGYELDVTDVQVVQKVPEGDPYPITPKEHGVDFLMEHRHLWVRSPRQAAVLRVRADIEKAMHDFFDDQGFVRTDPPILTPAACEGTTTLFPVDYFDEQAFLTQSGQLYIEATAMALGKVYSFGPTFRAEKSKTRRHLTEFWMVEPEVAYAELDDIMALAENFISFIVRRVLERRKSDLATLARDVNVLEKITTPFPRISYDEAVEILHQGHAKGALESKFEWGGDFGAPDETYISSQFEKPVMIHRYPAKVKAFYMEPDPSRPELALCVDVLAPEGYGEIIGGSQRIGSYELLLKRIKEHELPEEAFNWYLDLRKYGGVPHAGFGMGLERAVAWICGLEHLRETIPFPRMLYRLYP encoded by the coding sequence ATGTCGGTCACAGCTAACGAAAAGATAAGTGCGGCGGCGCCCGTGTCGCGCATCTCTGAGCTTTCGAAGTTCGAAGGCCAGCTGGTCACCCTCAAGGGCTGGCTCTCCAATCTCCGCGAGAGCGGTAAGCTGCTATTCCCGCAGTTCCGCGATGGTTCGGGAGTTGTCCAGGGAGTGGTGGCGAAGAATTCTGTCCCGCCACAAGTATTCGATTCCGTTAAGGACCTCACCCAGGAATCCAGCGTGGTGGTGCATGGCAAAGTGCGAGCAGATAAACGCGCTCCTGGAGGCTATGAGCTTGACGTCACGGATGTGCAGGTAGTTCAGAAGGTGCCCGAAGGCGATCCCTACCCGATCACGCCCAAAGAACATGGCGTCGATTTCCTGATGGAGCATCGGCATCTGTGGGTGCGATCTCCGAGGCAGGCTGCGGTTCTGCGGGTTCGCGCGGATATCGAAAAAGCCATGCATGACTTCTTCGACGACCAGGGATTCGTCCGCACCGATCCGCCAATTCTCACCCCCGCCGCCTGCGAAGGCACGACCACACTTTTTCCCGTCGACTACTTCGACGAGCAGGCGTTTCTGACGCAGTCAGGCCAGCTCTATATCGAAGCCACAGCCATGGCGCTGGGCAAGGTGTACTCGTTTGGGCCGACCTTTCGCGCTGAGAAATCGAAGACGCGGCGTCACCTGACCGAATTCTGGATGGTCGAGCCGGAAGTCGCGTACGCCGAACTCGATGACATCATGGCGCTGGCGGAGAACTTCATCAGCTTCATCGTGCGGCGCGTCCTGGAGCGCCGGAAGTCCGATCTAGCGACACTCGCCCGCGATGTCAATGTTTTGGAAAAAATCACCACGCCATTTCCGCGGATCAGCTATGACGAGGCGGTTGAAATTCTGCATCAGGGCCATGCAAAAGGCGCGCTCGAGAGCAAGTTTGAATGGGGCGGCGATTTTGGAGCCCCGGATGAAACCTATATCTCTTCGCAGTTCGAAAAGCCGGTGATGATTCACCGCTATCCCGCCAAGGTGAAAGCTTTTTATATGGAGCCCGACCCCAGCCGTCCCGAGCTGGCGTTGTGCGTAGATGTGCTGGCGCCCGAGGGATACGGCGAGATCATCGGCGGATCGCAGCGCATTGGCTCTTATGAGCTCCTGCTGAAGCGAATCAAGGAACACGAACTTCCCGAGGAAGCGTTCAACTGGTACCTGGACTTGCGCAAGTATGGCGGTGTGCCGCACGCCGGGTTTGGGATGGGCCTGGAGCGGGCTGTGGCCTGGATCTGCGGACTCGAACATCTGCGCGAGACCATTCCCTTCCCGCGCATGTTGTACCGCCTGTATCCGTAG
- a CDS encoding pseudouridine-5'-phosphate glycosidase has protein sequence MGDYLELSDEIAKALAEGIPVVALETTVIAHGLPPPMNLETAHKMEAVVREEGAIPATIGILNGRAKVGVSDGELATFAQGDRVAKVSCADLAAILASGGVGATTVAATVFIAARAGIPVMATGGIGGVHRGAEDSFDISADLGELARSPVAVVCAGAKAILDLPRTLEVLETLGVPVVGCSTHEFPAFFSLDSGLRLNHRIDTPDEAARLMKAHWNLGLRSGIVFGNPPPKESALTSAEVETLMSKALVSAKEAQVPGKAVTPYLLTELARLSDGRTLRTNLAVLENNARVAAAVAVAYSQLEHGE, from the coding sequence TTGGGCGACTATCTTGAGCTCTCGGACGAGATAGCGAAAGCGCTAGCCGAAGGAATACCCGTGGTAGCGCTGGAGACGACGGTAATCGCGCATGGACTGCCGCCGCCAATGAATCTCGAGACGGCTCACAAAATGGAAGCCGTTGTTCGGGAAGAAGGAGCAATTCCGGCAACGATCGGTATTCTCAATGGAAGGGCGAAGGTGGGCGTCTCGGACGGCGAATTAGCAACATTCGCCCAGGGAGATCGGGTGGCTAAGGTGAGCTGTGCCGATCTCGCTGCGATTCTAGCCTCGGGCGGCGTAGGAGCGACCACTGTGGCGGCGACGGTCTTCATCGCTGCGCGCGCCGGCATACCGGTTATGGCTACGGGTGGGATTGGCGGAGTTCATCGCGGTGCGGAAGACAGCTTCGACATTTCTGCCGATTTGGGAGAGCTGGCCAGAAGTCCGGTAGCAGTGGTTTGTGCCGGAGCCAAGGCGATTCTCGACCTGCCACGCACCCTCGAGGTGTTGGAGACTCTGGGCGTTCCGGTGGTGGGTTGCAGCACCCACGAATTTCCTGCTTTCTTTTCGTTAGATAGCGGGTTGCGCCTGAACCATCGCATCGACACGCCAGACGAGGCTGCGAGGTTGATGAAAGCGCACTGGAACCTGGGGCTTCGCAGCGGCATCGTATTCGGCAATCCTCCACCGAAAGAGAGCGCGTTGACCTCGGCTGAAGTGGAGACTCTGATGTCCAAGGCGCTCGTGTCCGCAAAAGAAGCTCAAGTTCCGGGCAAGGCAGTGACTCCGTACTTGCTAACCGAACTGGCGCGACTGAGTGACGGCAGAACGCTTAGGACGAACCTGGCTGTGCTGGAGAACAATGCGCGAGTAGCAGCCGCCGTGGCTGTGGCTTACAGCCAATTAGAGCACGGTGAATAG
- a CDS encoding sugar phosphate isomerase/epimerase family protein, producing the protein MLKAMSTYVYVRERLHPGLLDGLVRGGAEAIEIFAARGHLDYANRKQHVVEIANWFRTSGIPLNSVHSPMYLDYDWERRTPPINITDGEKRKRVEAMDEIKRAIEIAEQIPFRFLVQHLGVGGEDFNDKKLDAAMTCVEHLRAFAKPLGVTILLENIPNDMSTPERLLEFLNVTHFPDVGICFDFGHAHLMSSVEEAFALLKKHVRSTHVHDNKKDVDAHLWPGQGNIDWQQAMELLKTAPHVPPLLMEIEGHEKADIPRDMSAAYRRLEAS; encoded by the coding sequence ATGCTGAAGGCGATGTCAACTTACGTTTATGTCCGGGAGCGTTTGCATCCCGGTTTGTTGGACGGACTGGTCAGGGGCGGTGCTGAGGCCATTGAGATTTTTGCGGCGCGGGGCCATCTGGATTACGCCAACCGCAAGCAGCATGTGGTGGAGATTGCCAATTGGTTCCGTACCAGCGGGATTCCACTCAACTCGGTCCATTCGCCCATGTATCTCGATTACGACTGGGAACGAAGAACTCCGCCCATCAACATCACCGACGGAGAAAAACGCAAGCGCGTGGAAGCCATGGACGAGATCAAACGGGCGATCGAAATCGCGGAGCAGATCCCGTTTCGCTTTCTTGTCCAGCATCTCGGCGTGGGAGGAGAAGATTTCAACGACAAGAAACTGGATGCGGCCATGACCTGCGTGGAGCATCTCCGCGCGTTCGCCAAGCCGCTGGGAGTCACAATCCTGCTGGAGAACATTCCCAACGACATGTCTACCCCGGAGAGGCTGCTGGAATTCTTGAATGTCACCCACTTTCCGGATGTCGGCATCTGCTTTGATTTTGGGCATGCCCACCTGATGAGCAGCGTGGAAGAGGCGTTTGCCTTGTTGAAGAAGCACGTCCGTTCTACGCACGTCCATGACAATAAGAAGGATGTGGACGCGCATCTTTGGCCGGGGCAGGGCAATATCGATTGGCAGCAGGCGATGGAACTGCTCAAGACCGCTCCCCACGTGCCTCCATTGCTGATGGAAATCGAGGGTCATGAGAAGGCGGATATCCCACGCGATATGAGCGCTGCCTACCGCCGGCTGGAGGCCAGCTAG
- a CDS encoding BtpA/SgcQ family protein gives MPAKPEWKQAMDRPRLKSLADLFGVPKPVIGMVHLWPLPGSPGYTGYGMQKIIDHAVQDAEALVEGGVNGLMVENMWDLPYYVGSSVQPEAMTAQAVGAAEVVRSFPLPVGINVIHNGGIVCLSIAVAAGARFIRVCILTGSRLWDTGELDHGCAADLMRKRKDLHAERIHVFADVDKKHSVPFPGIDLATHIEWTEFYGADGVIVSGRMTGSAPDLEKVREVKRLATRPVLIGSGSDTNNVASFLQFADGIIVGSSLKKDGVMENPVDVNRVRAFMEKVKPVREAVAVNG, from the coding sequence GTGCCAGCCAAGCCTGAGTGGAAACAAGCGATGGATCGTCCGCGGCTGAAGTCGCTGGCGGACCTGTTCGGAGTTCCCAAGCCGGTGATCGGAATGGTGCATCTGTGGCCGCTTCCGGGCTCGCCCGGCTACACCGGATATGGCATGCAGAAGATCATCGATCATGCCGTGCAAGACGCGGAAGCCCTGGTCGAGGGCGGCGTCAATGGCCTGATGGTCGAGAACATGTGGGACCTGCCGTACTACGTCGGCTCATCTGTCCAGCCGGAGGCAATGACTGCGCAGGCCGTGGGTGCTGCCGAAGTGGTGCGCAGTTTCCCGCTACCCGTCGGGATTAATGTAATTCACAACGGCGGCATCGTTTGTCTCTCCATTGCTGTTGCCGCAGGAGCACGTTTTATTCGCGTTTGCATTCTGACTGGCTCGCGGCTGTGGGATACGGGCGAACTCGACCACGGCTGTGCCGCCGACCTGATGCGCAAGCGCAAAGACCTTCACGCGGAGCGCATCCACGTGTTTGCTGATGTGGATAAAAAGCACTCGGTGCCATTCCCGGGAATCGACTTGGCCACGCACATCGAGTGGACAGAATTCTACGGGGCTGATGGCGTCATCGTTTCCGGACGCATGACCGGCAGCGCGCCTGACTTGGAGAAAGTTCGTGAGGTGAAGCGGCTGGCCACTCGTCCGGTGTTGATCGGCAGCGGCAGCGATACCAATAACGTCGCCAGCTTCCTGCAATTTGCCGACGGGATCATCGTGGGCTCAAGCCTCAAGAAAGACGGCGTGATGGAGAATCCCGTCGATGTAAACCGTGTTCGCGCGTTCATGGAAAAAGTGAAGCCGGTGAGAGAGGCAGTGGCGGTGAACGGTTAG